In Helianthus annuus cultivar XRQ/B chromosome 8, HanXRQr2.0-SUNRISE, whole genome shotgun sequence, a single genomic region encodes these proteins:
- the LOC110869551 gene encoding uncharacterized protein LOC110869551: protein MRKMEEMDFEVDIPEQPQRKRRARPPPDPLENHPYLEFPLESEAALRCEKLRKMHIGEHFAVSWKTLRKLEVEDWVRGFVPVDSPWDRLFELSFTPTYREILVEFLSSFEFHPRRPNEVVDPAQPPPPPEVSFRMAGQAREMSLAQFAVHSGLYTEAEIATDLYTKGLVMIDKPTLLGFWDLIADIRHWDHHQSKGRSTLIEDPLFRYLHKMISTSITARNKSREWCTSGDLFFLYCLLYKRPCALAYGLAQYFASAHHRQERGMLFGGAYVTKIAHSLGYHPENDRGRVGPAAQPKRMGMNTINGMHITKDFPWGKRLKNLDGTQYQLKELPEEFPLIYPPRDPEPPEPHDPAAVLPRPPQPRGPPGAPQFPRHVMPGPDPSHERLLRNVERNNYLLEWVAAALQQQRQHDGLPPLPFIADADWDQHQRSGTEDKLVKALRF, encoded by the exons ATGAG aaaaatggaGGAAATGGATTTCGAAGTAGATATTCCGGAGCAGCCGCAGCGGAAACGGCGGGCGCGTCCACCGCCAGATCCTCTAGAGAATCACCCGTATTTGGAGTTTCCTCTGGAGTCCGAGGCTGCGCTCCGTTGCGAGAAGCTTCGGAAGATGCATATTGGTGAACACTTTGCGGTTTCGTGGAAAACCCTCCGGAAGCTTGAGGTTGAAGATTGGGTGCGGGGGTTTGTTCCCGTTGATTCACCGTGGGATCGTCTGTTTGAGCTATCGTTTACGCCGACCTACAGGGAGATACTAGTCGAGTTTCTGTCGTCGTTCGAGTTTCATCCTCGTCGGCCAAATGAGGTTGTGGACCCCGCGCAGCCCCCTCCCCCGCCCGAGGTTTCTTTTCGCATGGCTGGCCAGGCGCGCGAAATGTCACTTGCACAGTTTGCGGTGCATAGCGGTTTGTATACGGAGGCTGAGATTGCTACGGATCTTTATACGAAG GGGCTCGTAATGATTGATAAACCCACGCTATTAGGGTTTTGGGATCTGATCGCGGACATCCGTCATTGGGACCACCACCAATCCAAGGGGAGGAGTACGCTGATTGAGGATCCGCTCTTCAG GTATTTGCACAAGATGATTTCCACTTCGATCACTGCTCGAAACAAAAGCCGGGAGTGGTGTACGAGTGGTGACTTATTCTTTTTGTATTGCCTCTTATACAAGAGGCCGTGCGCTCTCGCCTACGGGTTGGCGCAGTATTTCGCCTCCGCGCATCATCGACAGGAGCGCGGAATGCTATTCGGCGGCGCTTACGTGACCAAGATAGCCCATTCGTTGGGCTATCATCCGGAGAACGACCGCGGCCGTGTAGGCCCGGCGGCACAGCCAAAGCGGATGGGGATGAACACAATAAACGGGATGCATATTACCAAAGACTTTCCATGGGGGAAGCGGTTAAAGAATCTGGACGGCACGCAATACCAGCTTAAGGAACTGCCAGAAGAGTTCCCTCTGATTTATCCCCCGCGGGATCCGGAGCCGCCGGAGCCGCATGACCCGGCCGCCGTTCTTCCGCGGCCACCACAGCCGCGTGGACCACCCGGGGCACCCCAGTTCCCACGCCATGTTATGCCCGGTCCTGACCCGTCACATGAGCGGCTGCTTCGAAACGTTgagagaaacaattatttgttagAGTGGGTGGCTGCGGCGCTGCAGCAGCAGCGACAGCATGACGGGTTACCTCCACTACCCTTCATTGCGGATGCGGACTGGGATCAGCATCAGcg CTCCGGaacggaggataaactggttaaggcgtTACGGTTCTAA
- the LOC110872068 gene encoding cytochrome P450 CYP72A219, with translation METMGKAATAIVTLVILRWGWKLLNWVWLKPKKLEKWLRDEGYKGNPYKLLMGDMIEFATTVKEGKSKASPITHDITSYALPFDHHIISKYGEKSFIWLGPTPRMYIRDPELIKEILLRPDEFQKPHPEPFRDSIVRGLLVTEGDKWIKHRKIINPAFNLQNLKIMFSAIRLSCSDMIHKWELLTAGSGPTEVDVWPYIDNLAGDVISRTAFGSSYEEGQKIFRIQKEQIDLIFRMLFILHLPGRRFIPTQANKKFNENVKELRSVLMGIINKRKRAIDIGEDKHEDLLGILLESNKKEIEEHGVGMSMEDVIEECKLFYVAGSETTSNLIVWTMVCLSLHQEWQMQAREEIVQVFSNKELDFEGLKNLKILTMILNEVLRLYSPVIMITRATHKDTKLGNMTIPPGVNLALATMHVQHDREIWGDDVHEFKPERFADGIVNATKGKGSSPFIPFSSGPRVCIGQNLAMAEAKTAIAMVLQRFSFELSPSYKHSPFPVFTVPPQFGAHLILHNLS, from the exons ATGGAAACAATGGGTAAAGCTGCAACCGCCATTGTTACACTTGTGATCTTGAGGTGGGGATGGAAATTACTGAACTGGGTATGGTTGAAGCCAAAGAAACTAGAGAAGTGGCTGAGAGATGAAGGGTATAAAGGTAATCCATATAAGCTTCTAATGGGTGACATGATAGAGTTTGCTACAACTGTGAAGGAAGGTAAATCAAAGGCCAGTCCAATCACCCATGATATCACTTCCTATGCTCTCCCCTTTGATCATCATATCATCTCCAAATATG GTGAAAAATCCTTCATATGGTTGGGGCCAACTCCAAGAATGTATATCAGGGATCCAGAGTTGATAAAAGAGATATTATTAAGACCAGATGAGTTTCAGAAGCCACATCCCGAGCCGTTTCGAGACAGCATCGTCCGTGGACTTCTTGTCACTGAGGGCGACAAATGGATCAAGCATCGTAAAATCATCAATCCAGCTTTTAATCTTCAAAATCTCAAG ATCATGTTCTCGGCTATCAGATTAAGTTGCAGTGATATGATCCACAAATGGGAGCTTCTAACCGCAGGATCCGGTCCTACAGAAGTTGACGTATGGCCATATATCGATAACTTGGCTGGAGATGTGATTTCACGAACGGCTTTTGGTAGCTCTTATGAAGAAGGGCAGAAGATATTTCGAATCCAAAAGGAACAAATCGATCTTATATTCCGAATGCTTTTTATACTTCATCTTCCCGGAAGAAG gtttataccGACCCAAGCGAACAAGAAGTTTAATGAAAACGTTAAAGAGCTTCGATCTGTATTGATGGGAATAATCAACAAGAGGAAGAGAGCTATTGATATTGGAGAAGATAAACATGAGGACTTACTAGGAATCTTGCTAGAATCAAACAAGAAGGAGATTGAAGAACATGGAGTTGGAATGAGTATGGAAGACGTCATCGAAGAATGCAAATTATTCTACGTCGCTGGATCTGAAACAACTTCGAATTTGATTGTCTGGACGATGGTTTGTTTGAGTTTACATCAAGAATGGCAAATGCAAGCTCGAGAAGAGATTGTTCAGGTTTTCAGTAACAAAGAACTTGATTTTGAAGGTTTAAAAAATCTCAAGATTTTGACAATGATATTAAACGAGGTTCTTAGGTTATATTCACCGGTAATCATGATTACACGAGCGACCCACAAGGACACAAAGCTTGGAAACATGACGATACCTCCGGGTGTGAATTTAGCTTTAGCCACGATGCATGTTCAACACGATCGTGAGATATGGGGGGACGATGTACATGAGTTTAAACCTGAAAGATTTGCTGATGGGATTGTTAATGCAACGAAGGGCAAAGGCTCGAGCCCTTTCATCCCGTTTTCTAGTGGTCCTCGTGTTTGCATTGGACAAAACCTTGCGATGGCAGAAGCGAAAACCGCAATCGCAATGGTTTTGCAACGCTTCTCATTTGAGCTTTCGCCGTCTTATAAACATTCTCCGTTTCCAGTGTTCACTGTTCCACCTCAGTTTGGTGCTCACTTGATTCTACATAACCTCTCATGA